In Malus sylvestris chromosome 16, drMalSylv7.2, whole genome shotgun sequence, the following are encoded in one genomic region:
- the LOC126608192 gene encoding AP-2 complex subunit mu-like isoform X1, whose product MPVAASAVYFLNLRGDVLINRLYRDDVGGNMVDAFRMHIMQTKELGTCPVRQISGCSFFYMRISNVYIVIVVSSNANVACAFKFVVEAVALFKSYFGGAFDEDAIRNNFVLIYELLDEIMDFGYPQNLSPEILKLYITQEGVRSPFSSKPADKPVPNATLQVTGAVGWRREGLAYKKNEVFLDIVESVNLLMSSKGSVLRCDVTGKILMKCFLSGMPDLKLGLNDKIGLEKESQLKSRPTKSGKTIELDDVTFHQCVNLTRFNSEKTVSFVPPDGEFELMKYRITEGVNLPFRVLPTIKELGRTRIEVNVKVKSVFGAKMFALGVVIKIPVPKQTAKTSFQVTSGRAKYNAAIDCLVWKIRKFPGQTEPTLSAEVELISTMTEKKSWTRPPIQMEFQVPMFTASGLRVRFLKVWEKSGYNTVEWVRYITKAGSYEIRC is encoded by the exons ATGCCGGTGGCTGCTTCCGCCGTTTACTTCTTGAACCTCCGCGGTGATGTTCTCATCAACCGTCTCTATCGTGACGATGTTGG AGGAAATATGGTGGATGCTTTCCGCATGCATATTATGCAAACAAAAGAACTTGGAACATGTCCTGTGCGGCAGATTAGTGGATGCTCTTTCTTTTACATGAGAATCAGCAATGTTTACATTGTAATTGTAGTCAGCAGCAATGCCAATGTAGCCTGTGCATTCAAGTTTGTTGTTGAG GCTGTTGCACTGTTCAAATCTTATTTTGGTGGGGCTTTTGATGAAGATGCAATTCGTAATAATTTTGTTCTGATTTATGAGCTATTAGACG aaattatggaTTTTGGTTACCCACAGAATCTTTCTCCAGAAATTTTAAAGCTTTACATCACTCAGGAAGGAGTGCGCTCTCCATTCTCTTCTAAG CCTGCAGATAAACCTGTCCCTAATGCAACACTACAAGTTACAGGTGCTGTTGGTTGGCGCAGAGAGGGCCTTGCTTATAAAAAGAATGAG GTCTTCTTGGATATTGTGGAAAGTGTAAATCTTCTTATGTCTTCCAAAG GTAGTGTTCTACGTTGTGATGTAACCGGGAAGATTCTAATGAAATGCTTCCTCTCTGGGATGCCTGATttgaaattgggattgaatGATAAAATTGGCCTTGAGAAAGAATCACAGCTTAAATCCCGTCCCACAAAAAG TGGGAAAACTATTGAGCTCGACGATGTTACTTTCCATCAATGTGTAAACTTGACGAGGTTTAACTCAGAGAAGACAGTTAGTTTTGTGCCACCTGATGGTGAATTTGAATTGATGAA GTATCGTATTACTGAGGGTGTTAATCTTCCATTCCGAGTATTGCCTACAATTAAGGAACTCGGCAGAACTCGTATTGAAGTAAATGTTAAG GTCAAGAGCGTTTTCGGTGCAAAAATGTTTGCTCTTGGGGTTGTCATCAAAATTCCTGTGCCAAAACAAACAGCAAAAACAAGTTTTCAAGTGACGTCTGGTCGAGCAAAATACAATGCGGCTATTGATTGCTTGGTCTGGAA GATAAGGAAATTTCCAGGACAAACAGAGCCAACTTTGAGTGCAGAAGTTGAGCTGATTTCCACGATGACAGAAAAGAAATCTTGGACAAGGCCACCAATCCAAATGGAGTTCCAG GTTCCGATGTTTACAGCGTCTGGTTTACGTGTCCGTTTTCTGAAG GTATGGGAAAAGAGTGGATACAACACTGTTGAGTGGGTTCGCTATATCACGAAAGCTGGTTCTTACGAGATTAGGTGCTAG
- the LOC126608192 gene encoding AP-2 complex subunit mu-like isoform X2, with the protein MVDAFRMHIMQTKELGTCPVRQISGCSFFYMRISNVYIVIVVSSNANVACAFKFVVEAVALFKSYFGGAFDEDAIRNNFVLIYELLDEIMDFGYPQNLSPEILKLYITQEGVRSPFSSKPADKPVPNATLQVTGAVGWRREGLAYKKNEVFLDIVESVNLLMSSKGSVLRCDVTGKILMKCFLSGMPDLKLGLNDKIGLEKESQLKSRPTKSGKTIELDDVTFHQCVNLTRFNSEKTVSFVPPDGEFELMKYRITEGVNLPFRVLPTIKELGRTRIEVNVKVKSVFGAKMFALGVVIKIPVPKQTAKTSFQVTSGRAKYNAAIDCLVWKIRKFPGQTEPTLSAEVELISTMTEKKSWTRPPIQMEFQVPMFTASGLRVRFLKVWEKSGYNTVEWVRYITKAGSYEIRC; encoded by the exons ATGGTGGATGCTTTCCGCATGCATATTATGCAAACAAAAGAACTTGGAACATGTCCTGTGCGGCAGATTAGTGGATGCTCTTTCTTTTACATGAGAATCAGCAATGTTTACATTGTAATTGTAGTCAGCAGCAATGCCAATGTAGCCTGTGCATTCAAGTTTGTTGTTGAG GCTGTTGCACTGTTCAAATCTTATTTTGGTGGGGCTTTTGATGAAGATGCAATTCGTAATAATTTTGTTCTGATTTATGAGCTATTAGACG aaattatggaTTTTGGTTACCCACAGAATCTTTCTCCAGAAATTTTAAAGCTTTACATCACTCAGGAAGGAGTGCGCTCTCCATTCTCTTCTAAG CCTGCAGATAAACCTGTCCCTAATGCAACACTACAAGTTACAGGTGCTGTTGGTTGGCGCAGAGAGGGCCTTGCTTATAAAAAGAATGAG GTCTTCTTGGATATTGTGGAAAGTGTAAATCTTCTTATGTCTTCCAAAG GTAGTGTTCTACGTTGTGATGTAACCGGGAAGATTCTAATGAAATGCTTCCTCTCTGGGATGCCTGATttgaaattgggattgaatGATAAAATTGGCCTTGAGAAAGAATCACAGCTTAAATCCCGTCCCACAAAAAG TGGGAAAACTATTGAGCTCGACGATGTTACTTTCCATCAATGTGTAAACTTGACGAGGTTTAACTCAGAGAAGACAGTTAGTTTTGTGCCACCTGATGGTGAATTTGAATTGATGAA GTATCGTATTACTGAGGGTGTTAATCTTCCATTCCGAGTATTGCCTACAATTAAGGAACTCGGCAGAACTCGTATTGAAGTAAATGTTAAG GTCAAGAGCGTTTTCGGTGCAAAAATGTTTGCTCTTGGGGTTGTCATCAAAATTCCTGTGCCAAAACAAACAGCAAAAACAAGTTTTCAAGTGACGTCTGGTCGAGCAAAATACAATGCGGCTATTGATTGCTTGGTCTGGAA GATAAGGAAATTTCCAGGACAAACAGAGCCAACTTTGAGTGCAGAAGTTGAGCTGATTTCCACGATGACAGAAAAGAAATCTTGGACAAGGCCACCAATCCAAATGGAGTTCCAG GTTCCGATGTTTACAGCGTCTGGTTTACGTGTCCGTTTTCTGAAG GTATGGGAAAAGAGTGGATACAACACTGTTGAGTGGGTTCGCTATATCACGAAAGCTGGTTCTTACGAGATTAGGTGCTAG